Proteins from one Xenopus tropicalis strain Nigerian chromosome 1, UCB_Xtro_10.0, whole genome shotgun sequence genomic window:
- the LOC116408402 gene encoding vomeronasal type-2 receptor 26-like, with product MENCLKCEDTEWPNQEKTLCIEKQIEFLSYAGDPLTLISIISSVILFIIAAVILGIFISFRDTPVVRANNHTLSFILLVSIKLSFLSVFLFLGRPVDITCMLWQTSFGITFSIAVSCVLAKTLMVSIAFKATKPGSPWRKWVGVKLANGLVFICSLIQFLISVIWLVIAPPYVEHNTHSEPGKIIIQCNEGSAIGFYIVLSYMGLLASVSFIVAFLARSLPDSFNEAKYITFSMLLFCSVWITMIPAYLSTKGKYMVAVEIFAIISSSCGLLFCIFLPKCYIIIFKPERQWLYQAMELFPYGRLYGRG from the coding sequence ATGGAAAATTGTCTCAAATGTGAAGACACTGAGTGGCCAAATCAGGAGAAGACCCTGTGTATTGAGAAACAAATAGAATTTCTTTCCTATGCTGGTGATCCCCTAACTCTAATTTCTATTATCTCATCTGTAATCCTTTTTATAATAGCAGCAGTTATACtgggaatctttatttcattccgagacaccccagtagtgagagccaataatcacactctgagctttattctccttgtctccatcaagctgagcttcctctctgtgtttctgttcctcggtcgccctgtggatataacctgcatgctctGGCAAACCTCCTTTgggatcaccttctccatagctgtgtcTTGTGTCCTGGCCAAGACTCTCATGGTTTCCATTgcattcaaagccaccaagccagggagtcCCTGGAGAAAATGGGTTGGGGTAAAACTGGCAAATGGGCTTGTTTTTATTTGCTCATTAATTCAGTTTCTGATTAGTGTTATCTGGTTGGTCATTGCACCCCCTTATGTGGAGCACAACACACATTCTGAACCTGGAaaaatcatcattcagtgcaatgagggctcagccattggcttctatattgtcctctcctacatgggactgttggcatctgtgagcttcattgtagctttcttggctcggagcttaccggacagttttaatgaggccaagtacatcactttcagcatgctgctcttctgcagtgtttggatcacaatgatcccggcctatctgagcaccaaaggcaaatacatggtggcagtggaaatatttgccatcatctcttcatcctgtggccttctcttctgtatattcctacccaaatgttacattattatatTCAAACCAGAGCGCCAGTGGTTGTACCAAGCTATGGAGCTATTTCCTTATGGGCGGCTCTATGGCCGGGGATAA